In the Pocillopora verrucosa isolate sample1 chromosome 4, ASM3666991v2, whole genome shotgun sequence genome, ACGATGTGGACTGGAACTGTCCCAGCGATCACTTTTAGAAGAACACATTATTGGGGATGAATGCTCCTATACCCTCCTTCGAGTAATTCGTGATTATTGTGAAACTAAAGCAATGGAGCAGGAGTTTTGTGAAGTGATCCTAGATGCTCGGAGGGCGTTTATCCttcattttttaacctttctgGAAGACATCTTTAAAATGTTCCTGAGCCAGAACGCGTCAGTAGCTATTGCAGCCTTTCAGAAAGATGAGGCAAATGTCATGCAACTCGTTGAATGGTGCAGAAATGGTCAAATGGATGAAGAACAAACAGGAAAGTGCATTGATGTTTTCAACAACGTGGCGGAGCTACTGGCGAAGATGATGGCAAAGGCCAAATTTAAATTTGCCTTTGAATCTTTACGAACGAGATGCGAGCAGATGGAAGATCAGACGAGACTGAGCGATTGCCTCACATCCTTGGGGATGAAAGAAGTATTCAGCTGCTCCTGTCCTCCAATTGGTCTGTGTGCTTCCGCCGCTGAAAGAGCCAAAGAATACTTCACGAGGGCTGACCAAATCCAGGATAATCTTGGAATTATAGACGGTAACAGCCGAGCTCAGTGCCTTGCCAAACTTGGTCGATGTCTCGCCAAAGAAGGCTATTTTGAGGAGGCAAATGAAAAAGTCCAACAGGCAATCAACATTCGATGGGCTCAAGGAGAGAATGACATCGTTATGCTCGGTGCAACGTTTAATGATCAGGGAGGTAAGTGTACAAAATGATTAAGTACCAAATTAATTTGCGAGCACAATGATCATACATTTTGCAAGGCAGTTTGTGAGATCGTATTTTAAGGTTATATTGAGCATTTGTTTAAGTATGAATCTTCAAAATCGATGATAAAAGATTCACGATTGAAAATGATGTACAAATTGTGGCCTGTGCTCTGAGCgaaaaaagcaagagaagcATCCAAATCCACCATTATGATTCTAGCCTCTCATTAGTCAAGATTCAACTGAATAGCCGTCATTCATTTAGTCTGGACCTTGAAAGGATGCTTAGAACATTGAGAAAGTGAATTGTATTGAAAAGTGTCTTCATAATGTTTGTAATCAACTACTAGATAAACGAAATCCTTCACACGAATTATAATGTATACTATTTTAAAGGGGTTTACGGCTGCTTCAAAAATCCTTTCTTTAGGAAAACTAAAATCACTTTTACTACCTCTCTTTACATCTTCATGGTCAGCCGAAAATGACTGAATTggaattattgtattattttatcatttcttgaAGGATAAGCATCTTTACATATTCAGTGATAAAACTGTGATTTCCTTGTTAGTGATCCTTTCGCTCGAGGAAAATCATGAGCAGGCAATCGAGGTCAGAGAAGAACAGACGCTACCCATTTACAGAAGAACACTGGGTGATCATCCTTTCACTGCAACTATCCTCAACAATCTGTCAAACAATTATTATGCCCTGAGAAAGTACAACGATGCAGAACAATATTCGAAAGAAGCGTTGGAGATTCGGCTCAAGTTGCTGAAGGACCATCGAGACACCGCTAAGTCGCTTTTTGACCTTGCGATGGTCCATAAAATGAAGGAAGAACTCGAACCAGCCAAGGATTGTCTTGAAAGATGCGAGGCcatgcaaaagaaaatattggaTGAGGGAAACGACGCTTTTAAAAGGTAAACAACTGTCTATCACTATAAACTTTGCGTTTCAGTAGGGCTCCTTTAGGCATGCAGGTGTTGAtgaattaaacattaacacCTTTACCCACCTCCTTAATTCTTTAGCTACTGAGATCTCATtcttaattctcctctctggcgGCTTCAtattggtgttagatcaaaataacttcttcctgataagtgttagtattctcactacctgtttgctggacaatgtgtggatattattgggagaagttaaatgttaatcacttctgggagtgaaagggttaagcgtTAAATTTTACGAGTTTTTGGTTGATGTGCCTTTCCTCGCACAGGACCAGGAAAGAGTTGGAAGAAGTAAAGAGGCATCTATTGGGAGCCATGCAAGGGAACTCCTGAAATCCGGTAACAAACTCTGACAGAGAATCTCTTGATGTGAACCGTCTAACCTTGTCCAGTTCTGAGTGTCTTCAAGTGTAACAAGGCAGTACTACTTAGAGGTTCCGCAAGAATGATGATACAGTCACTTCTACGTGGGTCTCCTCGTAAGAAATCGTCTTAGTTTAAAATCTAGGTAATTATGGAACATTCTTTCTCCGTCACTGACATCTCTATTTTTGTCGAATTTGAGTCTGTTATGATCATGCATCAGTTACATTAAGCATTCTGTCATTAACTGCATCAGACTTGAAAACAAGGGCTGAACATTCAAATGATAGTtgcaattattattatattgaaCGTCTTAGGTCAAGTCTCACATCACTGGACCGTTTTAGTTTCTTCGTAATGGTGTAAATAGGTTTGGTTTAAAGAAAATGCCGTTGTTCTGGACAAGTGAGTCTTGCTATTTCCATAGATCCTAACCGGGAAGATTATTTCTAGGCGTGGTCCTGTTAGTTTAGGGCTAATGATTGTATATATGTATAGATATTTAGGAACTTTTCGGCGTGTTCTATActgattcaattcaatttagAATAGGTGGTATTTCACTAAAAATGAAACAGGAATCGCAATTGATGGAGGGTAGCCTATCCAAGACATTCAAGGAATTTTAGATATCTTGCCCGTGTAACGTGTAAGTGTTTTACTGACATTATAATAATGAGAATGGTAACTGTTTAGTAATGCTGACTTTTATTATACACCATTAGTTTGAGTTAAGAACCCCAAAACAGAATTTGTGATGTAGTTGACAGCTTTCAAATTCCTTGTTAACTTTTAAATAGAttaaataactgaaataattcAACAGGGTCAGTAAAACGCTTCAAAAACGACAAGGTTTCTGATAAATAAGTAATTGTCGGTTAACATCATACATTCATGAGGCTCGATTTGATAGTGTCTACTACTGACACGAACGTCCGAAGGGACTCCATCATCCTCGTTCCCAGGACTTTTGGAGATGGAAAAGAGAAAGTCTTGGGAATGACATTATGGTTCCAGTTTTGGCGTCTTCTTGGTGTTGAAGACACAGAACATGTCACAATAGAACGCCGCCTCATTAACCAATTATTTTCgttgttttcctctttctttggtctttttcttctctattctttcATGTaaactgtgtcttctacactaAGTAAGAGCCCCAGTTTTGTACTGATGCTTGTGTCAAATTATattgtttccaaaacaaactACATCTGATGTTTTAAACTGACTATTTGTACTGTCACAAATACAAGAACACGTGAAGAAGATTTCTTACACAATtagctgaaaaaattaaaaagtctgCAAAGGTTACAACTTAATACAAATTTTAAATCCCTGTTCAGGGGAATCCAATATAGAGAATTCCTAGACAGAATATGTTTTCGAAAGAACGCGACCGTACATAGCGCCTTAGTTTCCCTCGATCTGATGCACCTGCTCATCGTCCTCGTCACCCACAGTAAGACAGTAAGGGGAGAGGAGATTCGCAGAGATGACAATTCAGTGTAGGTTTAAATTTCTGAAATTACTTCCATGCAACCAAAAAACATTACCTTAAATCTCTTTTAACTTTGAAgtattaattttgtgaaaaagcAAATGTAAATGCCTGAATAACAGTCTGCGTGGCTTGGGTAAATTTCATTATTAAACGCGAAGCAAGGGCTTTGAAGGAGGACATGGGCGCTGTGTGATTTCCTCGGAACTTCTTGTTCACATTGACTTCGTTCCTTTCTCAGTTAAACCTATCGGCAAAATCATGATCAATGGCTATGAAACCCGTCAGACTTGTTACATATGATCAACCAATAGTGTAAAATAAACTGATCCAGATTTCCAACCACTTAATaagatcaaaaacaaaaccCAGAGTTACAAGTTAAATAGTTTTTTGTGTAATCCTTGCGCTTGCATCATGTTCGCCGCCTAAAGTTATTGTAAGGTGATCGACTTTCCTTCTTGCCCAAGAGCATCATCTGATTTCgtgagtttttcttttccttcgttGAGCATGCATTCCTCCACCTCTTTTATGGTTCTGTTCGAAAAGATCATTTAATTTAAGAGGTCGATTAAAAGATTTTGTGAATACCTCTAGATTTTAGACTGAACACGAGGCAACTGCTTCATCTTGTCAGGACTTATTCCGGCTTCGTTTGCAATAATTAGCCAAGAGTAACTAACACTTACTAGATGGCATGTTGGTCTATTGGTTTCTCACCGTCATAGTCATCCCCATCATCCTCATTGTTTttatcgtcatcgtcatcgtcattgtCGCCATATCTGTCGATGACGTTATCTTCGCTAACGATACCTTCGTTATCGATAtgattgtcattatcattattataaccCCGGGCCTCTCGATTCGGAGTCGATGCGTTAACAATATTTGACTATAATGCTTCTTACAGCTTATTGCAAACACTGCAATTATTTTAGGTGGAATTTGCAAGAATGAAACCTAGTGGCATTGTTAAGGAAATTTGCAACATTTCACGAAACCAAAGacacaacaattttgtttagaGGAGGTAAGATCTATACTGTTTTATGTTCGCTCACACTGAACGCGAACCAACGCAAAAAATTTTTAGCTGAGGGCTTACTTTAACTGTAAGTTCTTAAAATCGGGAGCAAGTAAATTCAATTTCCTTCGTTTTTTAGCAGAcatgtttcagaaaaaaatgtttcctaagCTAGATAAGGACGCAGCCTGTCTTGGTACCAATAGAAATGAGAACGAGTATGTCCCTTAACAAGCTCTCACGCAGCTTACAGGATTACCGTGTAAACTAACCTTTCAAGCTCGCTGATCATGGTAGGGTCATCCAGAAACCTTTGCATGCTTTCACATTCTCTCAGGTAAGCTTTGGCATCCTTGAATTCTTCCCTATTTTTGTGAACCATCCCGAGATCAAACAAGGACTTAGCCGTGTCGTAATGGTCTTTCAGCAGCTCACGCCGAATCTTCAGCGCTTCCTCTGAATATTGTTTGGCGATGTCGTACTCACCTAGGGCAGAGTAGTTGTTGGACAGATTGTTCAGGATGGTTGCCGTAAAGGGATGCCGGTCTCCCAAGTGTTTTCTGTATATTTCTAACGTCTCTCCTTCTCTAACTTTTATGGCCTCTTCATGGTTTCCCTCAAGGGAGAGAGCCActagacaaaaaggaaaaaaattcaaacacttgTTTTCTGGAAGCAGAAAGAAATATGTTCGTAAGGAAAGGAGCTGAAATACTTTCTCAAACTGATAAAGGTGGGGGAATACTCGCAAAGGTGGGAAGGGGCGAACTTGCACTGAGGTGAAATATCCACAAACCAGAAAAATTTTTATACAACGCTTTGTTGAATTTCCTGTCGGCTTATTCAGCTTGAGAAGAAAGTCTAAGTACGAAACCTCACCCACCTGCTAGGTCATTGTATGTTGCACCTAACATAACAATGTCTGCTTCCCCACGTGCCTTTCGAATGTCGATCGCCTGTCGAATCTTTTCTTTCCCTTCAGTGAAGCTTTGTTCCTTTACGAGACACCGACCAAGTTTGGCAAGACATTGAGCTCGACTGTTACCAGTGCTGATATCAAGATCACATTGGATTCTATCGGCCTCCAGCAGATAGGGCTTGGCTCGTCCAGCAGCTTCATCACACAGGTCTGGAGAGCAGCAGCAACTGAACACTTCCTTGATTCCCAGGGACGTGAGACATTCTCCCAATCTCTTGGGATCTTTACTTTCCTTACACTTATCTTTCAGTTGTGTAAAGGCGCCgtcaaatgttttctttcccaTCATTTTGCCAAGCAGTTCTCCCACCTTGTTGAAGACATCGGTGCACCTTTTCTCTTGATCTTCCTCCATTGAACCTTTTACACCAAACCAATCGATGAGCTGCATAATGATTTCATCTTCACGTCGATATTCGACGATAGCCTTTGAGACATCAGTGCTAAGGAAGCTCTGGAAGGTTTCTTCAAGGAAACCAAGAACATAATTGATGAACATCTTACGGGCGTCGGAAAACACTTCCTGGAAAGGTGTTTCTATGGTCTTGTTCTGGCAGTAGAGGCTGTATACTGTGAGGATACTGTAATGATATGGGTCGGAAACATGCTGCTCCAGAAACGACCTCCTTGCTAGCTCATCTATCGCACCTCTTAACTCAGCAGACTTCAGGATTCTTGAAGCTCTTGAGGTGGTAAAGAGACCTCTGAATACTGTTAGAGACACAAGGGTATTCTGATGGTGTGTATCTAGTCTCTTGAAGCAAACGTCGATACAAACGTCGATCTTCTCATCTTCAGTTGCATCTGAAATTCTTGTAAACTTTTCTTTGCGGTCCGGGTTCGTCAGCATTTCCAGAAGATCTGTTGGGTTATCCTGCCACGCTGCCAAGGCAAACAGGACGAATGGAATACCTCCACAACAATGTGCTATTTTGCAGGCAGTTTCTTTTTCCAGAGGGGTGTCACCATAGACCTTCTTCAACAGTTGTAAAGAATCATCTTCATTGAAGGGAAGCAACTTGATCCACTGCTGACCAGTCTGAAGGATATCGATATTCTTCGATGAGGTCACCAGCAGATGCGCTTTTTTTGACTTTGTAGCGATGTCTCTGAAGAACTTCATGATCTCTGTCTTTTCGGATGGAAATCTTCTTTCAGCCTGCATCTCCATGCTTCTTCCATCGTCCAACTGAACTAAGAATTCAAAGTTGTCGAGCAGCAGTAGAGGATGGAAATTCTCTTCTTCAATAAGGAGACTTTTGATTCTACCAATTGCCGGCTCTCTGAAAGGGAAGTGGTACAGCTGCTTGGCAATCTTCCCAGCGAGATCATCAAGGGAGGCCAAAAACCTGCAGTTTACGTAGGCAACCACGGTCTCGGAATCGACATCTAATATCTCGTTTACCGCCTTGACTGCAATTGAAGTTTTCCCCATACCGACAGACCCATGTAACAGGATGCATCTACAGTCGTTCTTATTAAGAAACCGTTTTATCTCGCCGAGCTCTCTCTTTCGGTTGACGAAATGTCGAATAGGACGTGGTAGCAAAGACATCTCTCTACGGACGTCTGAAATATGAAATCATGTACTTTTCGTTATCCATGTTTGGTTCTTGAACGAGGTTGTAGATTAAATTgggtaatttaatgttaaaaactgagttgaaaacgtaaaggccaccgtaaagagttccagagctgacgtttcgtcgaagcgaatggaggaattgcGGTGTGTCGATATGAGGAAAATGGAGCAACGCTACtggtgggaacatggtaaccagaaaaacaagaataaagtaCTTGAATGAAAAGCGTTTGTTGATACCGTGAGGATTAAGTGTGTTgttatgaaagagaaatttttgctCTAAAGTTTTACGGTTTTTCGCACTATCTGGATGTAAGGAAAGGTTGCAGATTtccatatgctgcttagaatgattagggagattaaagcgTCTAGCAACCGGTTTGGATGCATCCCAGTCGCTTCTTTCTACGTCACGAAAGTGTTCACGtaatcggtcacctagtcgtcttctTGTTTCACAATGCATATCTTTTTGCAATTTACGTCGTGATTGCGAGCTTTTGATTGATTCAAAGTAGAATCTTTCAATGCAATGTGACCCAGGTTTTACCACTATTCATGGATTCATGAAAGACACTGTTTAATACCTGTGGGATGCTGAGAAGGTATGTATTCCTCCTCCTTGCCATCATCTTTTTGTCCTCCTGTTTCCTCAGAGTAATCAGAACCTGATAAAGACAATACAAGACTGAAATAAATGGAATCAGATAAGAATTTCGTCCATGGGGATCCACTAACCGAAGGCCAGATAACCTTTATTCCCATCACCCATTAAAAAGCAAAGTCTTATAAGCTCCGAATTTTCACTCCTAATCTCACTTGTTACTGGCCCTCACCTGAGATCACTACGCTTGGAATAAACCTACTTGAGCAAAATAATTCAACTAAATCTAGCATTAAAGTATTGAGTAGAAACTTTAATGGCAGAGTCACACCCGGCTTGAATAATAATACATGTAATACATGCTATAAAGTGTCTCAGATTTATACCAAACAATAACTCGCCAAAAAATTATCTGCGGAAGTCTTATCTAGTATCCACTTCCCTCAGCGCATGGTAATCTGTGGTAAAAGAGAATACACATCGAtcatcttcaaaaaaaaaaaagtggctaTTAGTTTTATACCTGCACACTTAGAAAAGTGCCTCCGACCCTCCTGGTAATCTTTCTCCGAAATAGCGATCCTGAGTTTAAGTTCAGCGAGTCCAAGATCTTCCAGCACTCTCTCGTTCACGAGGAATTCTTGAGCCACTTTACCGAGATGACCACTGGAGTAATCCTGCCAGAGTCGTTCTAGAATTTCCAGTGAGCTGCATTTGACTGTTAGCACCAAGCTACCGAGATTGACATTCACAATAAGGACTTGGTTAACATCCTCCAGATGTTGAACAAATCCGTTTTCCTCACCTGTTGATGAATCGTAATGTCGACGTATTTCCAAGGCTATTCTTTGTACGGACCGATCAGCTGTGATTGTCAAAGTTGCCGGAGGTTCGTCGGCTGAAGCAGTTGGCTGCGCATGAGAGGATATCGTCGTCAATGGAGC is a window encoding:
- the LOC136280088 gene encoding uncharacterized protein, yielding MAGRPDPPAGTPIQESNPGTLEASGGSSKPVEETSAGICRNLSLLPRTVPHFVNRETECDKIREYLSSLHDCRCLLIHGATGMGKTTVAIKVANDILNSDGRTVVIYVNCRNIKLFDDFAKEVLQQVYHFPVENPIAELKNRLKSQDFYTILLLDNFEFLLHLDDRMQLPENELSLQQMNPSEEGSRIKKLINEILKVAGKVKLLLTSSEKVCFPEAGREMVHLSPFKPEESVELFKRVWKDRQVDTTQAHGLSEICSGIPLVLYTLASSHNNLLSLSKEMTCSSPQEKFEFLTKIQTVSENMKINVCIDYCFERLVSKEKCALIRFALLRRRFSLCEAEKIFQSTEMSASQLRRCGLELSQRSLLEEHIIGDECSYTLLRVIRDYCETKAMEQEFCEVILDARRAFILHFLTFLEDIFKMFLSQNASVAIAAFQKDEANVMQLVEWCRNGQMDEEQTGKCIDVFNNVAELLAKMMAKAKFKFAFESLRTRCEQMEDQTRLSDCLTSLGMKEVFSCSCPPIGLCASAAERAKEYFTRADQIQDNLGIIDGNSRAQCLAKLGRCLAKEGYFEEANEKVQQAINIRWAQGENDIVMLGATFNDQGVILSLEENHEQAIEVREEQTLPIYRRTLGDHPFTATILNNLSNNYYALRKYNDAEQYSKEALEIRLKLLKDHRDTAKSLFDLAMVHKMKEELEPAKDCLERCEAMQKKILDEGNDAFKRTRKELEEVKRHLLGAMQGNS
- the LOC131779800 gene encoding uncharacterized protein, which gives rise to MATASAIANQALRSTFENENFQRLSRLIMLAGTELLRAQFDSFYPPSSLANKLSEFATKQKLFHALLKPQRNVVYPATGLFGESRDFDISLLSKLLKTLCPTQLPPLRSGWDRPPSRGDFSLTADIVRIKFYRNDIVHKFHSGELSDAEFCSLWDEIKIVLLRIASHISAETKLEWEEAINRLRHDPLTPEAARNAEELQEMYQKDMIIKESLASGFARVERQIQISSEEGKERLDRIENEIEQLREVVKNRAGSSAAEGGAPLRIIIDVRSMTSRSSQEEAPLTTISSHAQPTASADEPPATLTITADRSVQRIALEIRRHYDSSTGEENGFVQHLEDVNQVLIVNVNLGSLVLTVKCSSLEILERLWQDYSSGHLGKVAQEFLVNERVLEDLGLAELKLRIAISEKDYQEGRRHFSKCAGSDYSEETGGQKDDGKEEEYIPSQHPTDVRREMSLLPRPIRHFVNRKRELGEIKRFLNKNDCRCILLHGSVGMGKTSIAVKAVNEILDVDSETVVAYVNCRFLASLDDLAGKIAKQLYHFPFREPAIGRIKSLLIEEENFHPLLLLDNFEFLVQLDDGRSMEMQAERRFPSEKTEIMKFFRDIATKSKKAHLLVTSSKNIDILQTGQQWIKLLPFNEDDSLQLLKKVYGDTPLEKETACKIAHCCGGIPFVLFALAAWQDNPTDLLEMLTNPDRKEKFTRISDATEDEKIDVCIDVCFKRLDTHHQNTLVSLTVFRGLFTTSRASRILKSAELRGAIDELARRSFLEQHVSDPYHYSILTVYSLYCQNKTIETPFQEVFSDARKMFINYVLGFLEETFQSFLSTDVSKAIVEYRREDEIIMQLIDWFGVKGSMEEDQEKRCTDVFNKVGELLGKMMGKKTFDGAFTQLKDKCKESKDPKRLGECLTSLGIKEVFSCCCSPDLCDEAAGRAKPYLLEADRIQCDLDISTGNSRAQCLAKLGRCLVKEQSFTEGKEKIRQAIDIRKARGEADIVMLGATYNDLAVALSLEGNHEEAIKVREGETLEIYRKHLGDRHPFTATILNNLSNNYSALGEYDIAKQYSEEALKIRRELLKDHYDTAKSLFDLGMVHKNREEFKDAKAYLRECESMQRFLDDPTMISELERTIKEVEECMLNEGKEKLTKSDDALGQEGKSITLQ